From a region of the uncultured Draconibacterium sp. genome:
- a CDS encoding ABC transporter permease: MTKFQYIIKSFLHYFKANLLVAIGVAISTMVLTGSLVIGDSVRHSLTQATFYRLGETTHLVAVKERYFRQEMASEMEAVNPDLKATSVLLLEGMAVADGGQERANKVQVVGVDDDFEEIANTPFFAELQNSEIAISENLAERLQKGTGDNILVRIKKASLIPMNAPFVSAEETSVALRATIKKVVSKEELGRFSLKNSQTAPYNIFMSIERLNRLMEFEGKANQILVSTELETAVVSEVVNTCLTPADAGLEFKKLDDIREVEISTERVFMEQKISDLLGSLPGADMILTYFVNAIDHNQSSVPYSFVSSANNQKLASNEIILNRWAADDLNANLRDTIRLRYFEIGPLRQLVNKEANFILKEIISMDSPLADPTRVPLLPGLSDAGHCREWEAGVPIDLDAIRDKDEKYWDDYKGTPKAFISSESALRLWSNRFGDYTAVRYPAGSFNEDVYKAEFARAISPADLGMIVEPIREQGVHAAQNGTDFSGLFIGLSFFILVASIILTALLFRLNLESRSTQIGLLVALGFQQKHIRSFYLSEGFVVSLFGGIVGLVISYFYTTLVFRILNSLWFDIVRTNVLEIQLLPSTLVIGLVISLVVSLVAIAISLRRFQKQKAVELQKQIAVKESHLKTRLLNGVLWGALALSVVVFVMQLFAKQADASMFFMSGGLMLLGLLLLFRKLLQKREAKKSREFQFSQLSAINLTRNISRSTTIVTLFALGTFIVISTGSYKMDLIAGANKKTSGTGGFLYFAETTMPVLFDINNKEKKAEEGIYEDFNVVQFRKVDGDDASCLNLNRIAQPAILGVDAANLAGRFDFAAKMKGLDADPWLSLETDFDDGTIPAIADQTVIQWGLGMKVGDVILYQNELGDTLKLKLIAGTKPSVFQGYVIISNNHYLKNYPSSSGSNIFLVGGDPENDAAIGDELQSVFRDYGWEMESAAKRLVEFYSVTNTYLSIFLALGALGLILGTIGLAVILARTILERRREIALMQAIGFTKSSVFKLLRNEYLLLLVSGVLLGFVTAVVATLPAFLSTNTDASFSTIAVVVTLILVNGVVWIVGLSWFSLKSKVLVSGLQVE; encoded by the coding sequence ATGACCAAATTTCAATACATAATAAAATCTTTTCTGCATTATTTTAAAGCCAACTTGCTGGTGGCAATTGGTGTGGCTATCAGTACGATGGTTCTAACCGGTTCGCTGGTGATTGGCGATTCGGTGAGGCACAGTTTAACCCAGGCAACCTTTTATCGTTTGGGCGAAACAACACACCTTGTAGCCGTAAAAGAGCGCTATTTTCGCCAGGAAATGGCTTCGGAGATGGAAGCCGTAAATCCTGATCTGAAAGCTACTTCTGTGCTTTTGTTGGAGGGAATGGCAGTGGCCGACGGAGGTCAGGAACGCGCGAATAAAGTACAGGTGGTTGGTGTTGATGATGATTTTGAGGAGATCGCAAACACACCGTTTTTTGCTGAATTACAAAATAGCGAAATCGCCATAAGCGAAAATCTGGCAGAACGCTTACAAAAAGGAACCGGCGATAATATTCTGGTTCGCATAAAGAAGGCCAGTTTAATTCCGATGAATGCGCCGTTTGTGTCGGCAGAAGAAACAAGTGTGGCTTTGCGCGCAACCATAAAAAAAGTGGTTAGTAAGGAAGAGTTAGGGCGCTTTAGTTTGAAAAATTCGCAGACGGCACCCTACAATATTTTTATGTCGATTGAACGCCTGAATCGGTTAATGGAATTTGAAGGAAAAGCCAACCAAATACTTGTTTCAACAGAGCTGGAAACAGCAGTGGTTTCAGAGGTGGTAAATACCTGTTTAACACCCGCCGATGCCGGATTGGAATTTAAAAAATTAGATGATATACGAGAGGTCGAGATTTCCACAGAGCGGGTTTTTATGGAACAGAAAATTTCTGATCTACTCGGAAGTTTGCCCGGCGCAGATATGATATTGACTTACTTTGTAAACGCTATCGACCATAATCAATCTTCGGTTCCCTATTCATTTGTGTCATCGGCGAACAATCAAAAATTGGCTTCAAACGAGATAATTTTGAACAGGTGGGCAGCTGATGATCTCAACGCGAATTTAAGAGATACTATTCGTTTGCGGTATTTCGAGATTGGTCCTTTACGCCAATTGGTAAACAAAGAGGCTAACTTTATTTTAAAAGAGATTATCTCAATGGATTCGCCATTGGCAGATCCAACCCGTGTCCCACTTTTGCCGGGATTATCTGATGCCGGGCATTGCCGCGAATGGGAAGCCGGTGTTCCCATTGATCTGGATGCCATTCGCGATAAAGATGAAAAATACTGGGACGACTACAAAGGCACACCAAAAGCTTTTATTTCATCTGAAAGTGCGCTGCGTTTGTGGTCAAATCGTTTTGGAGACTACACTGCTGTGCGTTACCCGGCCGGATCTTTTAACGAAGATGTTTATAAAGCGGAATTTGCCCGAGCAATTTCGCCTGCTGATCTTGGGATGATCGTTGAGCCTATTCGTGAGCAAGGCGTTCATGCTGCCCAAAATGGAACAGATTTTAGCGGGCTGTTCATCGGCTTAAGCTTTTTTATCCTGGTTGCTTCAATAATATTAACGGCATTGCTTTTCCGTCTGAATCTTGAAAGTCGTTCCACACAAATCGGACTACTTGTGGCTCTTGGATTTCAACAAAAACACATACGTAGTTTCTACTTGTCTGAAGGTTTTGTGGTTTCATTGTTTGGCGGCATTGTTGGGCTGGTGATTTCCTATTTTTATACTACGCTGGTTTTCCGCATTCTAAATTCCTTATGGTTTGATATTGTTCGTACCAATGTGCTCGAAATTCAATTGTTGCCATCAACATTGGTTATCGGATTAGTTATCAGTTTGGTAGTTTCTTTGGTTGCGATTGCTATTTCATTACGTCGCTTTCAAAAACAAAAAGCAGTTGAATTACAAAAGCAGATCGCCGTTAAAGAAAGCCACCTAAAAACACGTTTGCTGAATGGAGTTTTGTGGGGAGCATTGGCATTGTCGGTTGTAGTTTTTGTTATGCAATTGTTTGCCAAACAGGCCGATGCTTCAATGTTTTTTATGTCCGGCGGATTAATGCTGCTTGGATTGTTATTGCTTTTTAGAAAGTTGTTGCAAAAACGGGAAGCTAAAAAATCCCGCGAATTTCAGTTTAGTCAGTTGTCAGCAATAAATCTTACCCGAAATATCAGTCGGTCGACTACCATTGTTACGCTTTTTGCTTTAGGAACCTTTATCGTTATTTCAACGGGTTCGTACAAAATGGATTTGATTGCCGGAGCCAACAAAAAAACAAGTGGCACCGGTGGCTTTCTGTATTTTGCCGAAACTACCATGCCGGTCCTTTTTGATATTAATAACAAGGAAAAGAAGGCGGAAGAAGGAATATACGAAGATTTTAATGTGGTGCAGTTCCGAAAAGTGGATGGCGACGATGCCAGTTGCCTGAACCTGAACCGCATTGCGCAGCCTGCAATTTTAGGTGTTGATGCCGCGAACCTGGCAGGTCGTTTTGATTTTGCTGCAAAAATGAAAGGTTTGGATGCTGATCCGTGGTTAAGTTTGGAGACTGATTTTGATGACGGAACTATTCCTGCCATTGCCGACCAGACGGTAATTCAGTGGGGGCTCGGCATGAAAGTGGGCGATGTGATTTTGTACCAGAACGAATTGGGCGATACACTAAAGTTAAAACTGATTGCCGGAACAAAACCATCCGTTTTCCAGGGGTATGTAATTATTTCAAACAATCATTATCTGAAAAACTACCCAAGCAGTTCAGGATCGAATATCTTTTTGGTGGGTGGAGATCCTGAAAATGATGCCGCAATTGGCGACGAGTTGCAATCGGTATTTCGTGATTATGGCTGGGAAATGGAAAGTGCAGCAAAACGATTGGTTGAGTTTTATTCGGTGACCAACACCTATTTATCGATATTTCTGGCGCTTGGTGCTTTGGGATTAATTCTTGGAACCATTGGTCTGGCCGTTATTCTGGCACGAACCATTTTAGAGCGTCGGCGAGAGATTGCTTTAATGCAGGCCATTGGATTTACAAAAAGTTCCGTTTTTAAATTACTGAGAAACGAATACTTATTGTTGCTGGTATCGGGTGTTTTACTTGGTTTTGTAACAGCTGTTGTCGCAACTTTGCCGGCATTTTTGTCTACCAATACCGATGCATCATTTTCTACAATAGCAGTTGTTGTTACATTAATTCTTGTAAACGGGGTAGTCTGGATCGTTGGTTTAAGCTGGTTTTCTTTAAAAAGTAAGGTGTTGGTGTCGGGATTGCAGGTTGAATAA
- a CDS encoding ABC transporter ATP-binding protein yields MLLQLKNISKGYGEAGTHSFRPVLKDLNLDLQKGQKVAIIGPSGSGKTTLLNLVGALDTPDYGEILFNGTNITGYTSTQLAAFRNKNLGFVFQLHHLMPQLSLWENVLLPLLPQGKVTKEQKDWAEYLIKKVGISEQRNQKPSEMSGGECQRTAVVRALINKPELILADEPTGALDEANANALSELLVQLSEDEGVTLVTVTHSAELAQKMDTKFLLKNGQLEKE; encoded by the coding sequence ATGCTACTACAACTAAAAAACATATCAAAAGGATACGGAGAAGCCGGAACGCACAGTTTTCGACCGGTATTAAAGGATCTAAACCTGGATCTGCAAAAAGGACAAAAAGTGGCGATAATCGGACCAAGTGGCTCCGGAAAAACAACCTTGCTGAATTTGGTTGGCGCGCTGGATACTCCCGATTATGGAGAGATACTATTTAACGGAACCAACATTACTGGCTACACGTCAACACAATTGGCGGCGTTTCGTAATAAGAATCTTGGTTTTGTTTTTCAGTTGCACCATTTAATGCCACAACTGAGTTTATGGGAGAATGTGTTACTACCGCTTTTACCGCAAGGAAAGGTTACGAAGGAACAAAAAGACTGGGCGGAATACCTGATCAAAAAAGTGGGTATTTCAGAACAGCGTAATCAAAAACCATCGGAAATGTCGGGAGGTGAGTGCCAACGTACTGCTGTAGTTCGTGCGCTGATCAATAAACCGGAATTGATTCTTGCCGACGAGCCAACCGGGGCGCTTGACGAGGCTAATGCCAATGCACTTTCTGAACTGCTTGTTCAACTCAGTGAAGACGAAGGTGTAACGTTAGTTACGGTAACTCACTCGGCAGAGCTGGCCCAAAAAATGGATACAAAATTCTTACTAAAAAACGGACAATTGGAAAAAGAATAA
- a CDS encoding GIY-YIG nuclease family protein, whose product MKTFYVYILKCSDGSYYVGVTNDIERRLEEHNKGVSANSFTFKRRPVELVFYETYNDFKIAEQWEKKLKGWSRKKKEALIERNWNKLKEYSVCQNDSHFSNFRDKNINHK is encoded by the coding sequence ATGAAAACATTCTATGTATATATTCTGAAGTGTAGCGACGGCAGTTATTATGTGGGCGTTACAAATGATATAGAACGAAGATTAGAGGAACATAATAAAGGAGTATCTGCCAATAGCTTTACTTTTAAAAGGAGACCAGTTGAGCTGGTTTTTTACGAAACCTATAATGATTTTAAAATTGCGGAGCAATGGGAAAAGAAATTAAAAGGTTGGTCGAGAAAGAAAAAGGAAGCATTGATTGAAAGAAACTGGAATAAATTAAAAGAGTACTCTGTTTGCCAGAATGACTCTCATTTTTCTAATTTTAGAGATAAGAATATTAATCATAAATAA
- a CDS encoding ThuA domain-containing protein: protein MIRIILLNLLIFCFTFQLIAQSSAKPRVVAFYTGKNDAAHISFVHEADKWLAELAKDSCFAYESTNDWNDLNKANLSSADLVVFLDTRPDSLPCRQAFQNYMENGGAWLGFHFSAFALNGSSYPQNWDWYHETFLGSGQYKGNTWRPSTAILNVENDSHPVTCDLPNNFVASPNEWYSWENDLRENPDIDILVSIDSSSFPLGTGPKKHEIWHEGYYPVVWSNRQFKMLYINMGHNDIDYESGMNKELSFTFKNDVQNKMVVNALFWLMSRNSASLK from the coding sequence ATGATAAGAATAATCCTACTGAATCTACTTATTTTCTGTTTTACATTTCAGCTCATAGCACAGTCTTCCGCTAAACCCAGAGTGGTCGCTTTTTATACCGGAAAGAATGATGCTGCACATATAAGTTTTGTGCATGAAGCCGATAAGTGGTTGGCAGAATTGGCGAAAGATTCATGTTTCGCATACGAATCCACAAACGATTGGAATGATTTGAATAAGGCCAATCTTTCAAGTGCAGACCTTGTCGTTTTTCTTGATACGCGCCCCGATTCATTGCCGTGTCGGCAGGCATTTCAAAACTATATGGAAAATGGGGGAGCCTGGTTGGGATTTCATTTTAGTGCTTTTGCACTTAATGGTTCTTCCTATCCTCAAAACTGGGACTGGTACCATGAAACCTTTTTAGGGTCGGGACAATACAAGGGGAATACCTGGCGGCCAAGCACAGCAATTCTGAATGTAGAGAATGATTCTCATCCTGTTACGTGTGATCTGCCGAATAACTTTGTTGCATCGCCCAACGAATGGTATAGTTGGGAAAATGATCTCAGAGAAAATCCGGACATTGATATTCTTGTTTCCATAGATTCGTCCAGTTTTCCTCTTGGAACAGGTCCGAAAAAGCATGAAATATGGCACGAAGGATATTATCCTGTTGTATGGAGCAACCGGCAATTTAAAATGCTTTATATAAATATGGGGCACAACGATATTGATTATGAAAGCGGGATGAATAAGGAGCTGTCTTTCACATTTAAGAACGATGTACAAAACAAGATGGTAGTAAATGCCTTGTTTTGGCTCATGTCACGTAATTCAGCTTCGTTGAAGTGA